A section of the Camelus dromedarius isolate mCamDro1 chromosome 14, mCamDro1.pat, whole genome shotgun sequence genome encodes:
- the RABGGTB gene encoding geranylgeranyl transferase type-2 subunit beta isoform X1 translates to MDLEMIILSEGTPQKDVIIKSDAPDTLLLEKHADYIASYGSKKDDYEYCMSEYLRMSGIYWGLTVMDLMGQLHRMNREEILTFIKSCQHECGGISASIGHDPHLLYTLSAVQILTLYDSINVIDVNKVVEYVQSLQKEDGSFAGDIWGEIDTRFSFCAVATLALLGKLDAINVEKAIEFVLSCMNFDGGFGCRPGSESHAGQIYCCTGFLAITSQLHQVNSDLLGWWLCERQLPSGGLNGRPEKLPDVCYSWWVLASLKIIGRLHWIDREKLRSFILACQDEETGGFADRPGDMVDPFHTLFGIAGLSLLGEEQIKPVSPVFCMPEEVLRRVNVQPELVS, encoded by the exons atggacctagagatgatcatactaagtgaa GGCACACCGCAGAAGGATGTTATTATCAAGTCAGATGCACCTGATACCCTATTATTGGAGAAGCATGCAGATTATATTGCATCCTATGGCTCAAAGAAAGAcgattat GAGTACTGTATGTCCGAGTATTTGAGAATGAGTGGCATCTATTGGGGTCTGACTGTAATGGATCTCATGGGACAACTACATCGCATGAATAGAGAAGAAATTCTGACATTTATTAAGTCATGTCAACATGAGTGTGGTGGAATAAGTGCTAGTATTGGACATGATCCTCATCTTTTGTATACTCTTAGTGCTGTCCAG ATTCTTACTCTGTATGATAGTATTAATGTCATTGATGTAAATAAAGTTGTGGAATATGTTCAAAGTCTACAGAAAGAAGATGGTTCTTTTGCTGGAGATATTTGGg GAGAAATTGATACAAGATTCTCTTTTTGTGCGGTAGCAACTTTGGCCTTGTTG GGGAAGCTGGATGCTATTAATGTGGAAAAGGCAATTGAATTTGTTTTATCGTGTATGAACTTTGATGGTGGATTTGGTTGCAGGCCAGGTTCTGAATCTCATGCGGGGCAG ATCTATTGTTGCACAGGATTCCTGGCTATTACTAGTCAGTTGCATCAAGTAAATTCTGATTTACTCGGTTGGTGGCTTTGTGAACGACAGCTGCCCTCAGGTGGACTCAATGGAAGGCCAGAGAAG TTACCAGATGTATGCTATTCGTGGTGGGTGTTGGCTTCCCTAAAGATAATTGGAAGGCTTCATTGGATTGATAGAGAGAAACTGCGCAGTTTCATCTTAGCATgccaagatgaagaaacaggaggATTTGCAGACAGGCCAGGAGATATG gtagatccttttcatactttatttggaattgctggattgtcaCTTTTGGGAGAAGAACAGATTAAGCCTGTTAGTCCTGTTTTTTGCATGCCTGAAGAAGTACTTCGGAGAGTGAATGTTCAGCCTGAACTAGTGAGCTAG
- the RABGGTB gene encoding geranylgeranyl transferase type-2 subunit beta isoform X2, translated as MGTPQKDVIIKSDAPDTLLLEKHADYIASYGSKKDDYEYCMSEYLRMSGIYWGLTVMDLMGQLHRMNREEILTFIKSCQHECGGISASIGHDPHLLYTLSAVQILTLYDSINVIDVNKVVEYVQSLQKEDGSFAGDIWGEIDTRFSFCAVATLALLGKLDAINVEKAIEFVLSCMNFDGGFGCRPGSESHAGQIYCCTGFLAITSQLHQVNSDLLGWWLCERQLPSGGLNGRPEKLPDVCYSWWVLASLKIIGRLHWIDREKLRSFILACQDEETGGFADRPGDMVDPFHTLFGIAGLSLLGEEQIKPVSPVFCMPEEVLRRVNVQPELVS; from the exons ATG GGCACACCGCAGAAGGATGTTATTATCAAGTCAGATGCACCTGATACCCTATTATTGGAGAAGCATGCAGATTATATTGCATCCTATGGCTCAAAGAAAGAcgattat GAGTACTGTATGTCCGAGTATTTGAGAATGAGTGGCATCTATTGGGGTCTGACTGTAATGGATCTCATGGGACAACTACATCGCATGAATAGAGAAGAAATTCTGACATTTATTAAGTCATGTCAACATGAGTGTGGTGGAATAAGTGCTAGTATTGGACATGATCCTCATCTTTTGTATACTCTTAGTGCTGTCCAG ATTCTTACTCTGTATGATAGTATTAATGTCATTGATGTAAATAAAGTTGTGGAATATGTTCAAAGTCTACAGAAAGAAGATGGTTCTTTTGCTGGAGATATTTGGg GAGAAATTGATACAAGATTCTCTTTTTGTGCGGTAGCAACTTTGGCCTTGTTG GGGAAGCTGGATGCTATTAATGTGGAAAAGGCAATTGAATTTGTTTTATCGTGTATGAACTTTGATGGTGGATTTGGTTGCAGGCCAGGTTCTGAATCTCATGCGGGGCAG ATCTATTGTTGCACAGGATTCCTGGCTATTACTAGTCAGTTGCATCAAGTAAATTCTGATTTACTCGGTTGGTGGCTTTGTGAACGACAGCTGCCCTCAGGTGGACTCAATGGAAGGCCAGAGAAG TTACCAGATGTATGCTATTCGTGGTGGGTGTTGGCTTCCCTAAAGATAATTGGAAGGCTTCATTGGATTGATAGAGAGAAACTGCGCAGTTTCATCTTAGCATgccaagatgaagaaacaggaggATTTGCAGACAGGCCAGGAGATATG gtagatccttttcatactttatttggaattgctggattgtcaCTTTTGGGAGAAGAACAGATTAAGCCTGTTAGTCCTGTTTTTTGCATGCCTGAAGAAGTACTTCGGAGAGTGAATGTTCAGCCTGAACTAGTGAGCTAG